One Oryctolagus cuniculus chromosome 7, mOryCun1.1, whole genome shotgun sequence genomic window, gtaatccataagctgtattttggaaatttatattcattaaataaaagttttaaaaaaattattacaccTGTTGTCTGACACATGGCGTGTGCTCACTAGAGGATAGTGACAtacacgggcacacacacacatgcatgatcTCAGAGAGTGTATCTGGATATGTTCTATGTAAATTATCTGACTCTCGGTATGTATTCATATTGAATAATaacaatattattataatatagtATAATGGCACAATAGTAATATGGCTAACATGCACTGAGCGTGAATTCTAGGCATTAGTTTTAGCACTTTACAAAGATTTTCTTGCTCACCTTTGGAAAACATAAGCACAGGACATAAAAAAACAGCATACTATCACATTCTGTACTTGGCTATTCCCATCTTACAGATTATAAAACTGAGgtctaggggccagtgcagtggtgaagcaggtaaagtcgctacttgcagtgctggcatcccataagggcgctgatttgagtcctggctgctccatttctgatccagctccctgctatagcctgggaaagcagtaaaagacggcccaagtccttgggcccctgcacctgtgtgggagacctggaagaattgcctggctcctggctttagatcagtgcagctccagccgttgcagtcatctggggagtgaaccagtggatggaggacctttctctctgtctctccctctctctgtctgtaactctacctcttgaataaagtaaataaataatctttaaaaaaatgagagagaaagaaaactgagtCTACAAAGTAAGTCATAGCTGGCTCAAGTTCACATAGCTAGCACATGACAGAACCAGGATGTATGACTTTTCACATCACTGCTTACCATCTCCCCATTGACTTAATAATGTTATTTAATATTACTTCTTTATTCCATAATGTATGTATGATGCTTAATATTTCATCAAATATTTGCACGTGTGTTGGGTCTCATTGCAAAGCTGTGAAGTAAGAACAAAACTCCCCTCCTCACTTTTATTGGAGAGAAAACAGATACACTCAGAACAGTGAGTATCTTTgggtggaagttttttttttttttttttttttcctgttacaaATATCTTGGGTACCTGTATAAACAGAGTCATTCCCCACAGATGAACTGGGTATGTACAACGTGTCAAACTCAGACTTCAGTGCTGGGGATCTAAACCACAGACTGCCCTGGAAGATAGACAGGTGTGGAGCCACAGCACACACCATGTACTCTCCAAGGGAACGGGGAAGGAGTGCTTGGGAGCACTGACACTGAAAGAGGGGGGCGCTGCAGCTGAGAGAGGGGCCCTGAGTCCAGGGGTTCTTGGGGAAGGCCaaggtggcgggggagggggcgctttCTTGTGAGTGTGAAACCATGTTTGTGTGCCTGATGGTCTCTCCATGAACCAGAATGCATACGGGTTGACATAGCCTCACCCCTGTAAGTATTAATTTATGAATACGCTGACTGTCCGTGTGGAAAAAGTAACACTGAAGGTCAAAGACAATTTGCGCACACATGCAAGAGCCGAATGGACCTTCTTTGTTAGGTGCTTTCCCCATCCCAACTCCTCAACGCTGGAACAGCCAGAGACACCTGCCCCTTCCCACTCCTCTCCCGCCCAGTCTAGAGCCAGGGTGATCAGTCTCCCCAGGGTTTTGGATCTGTCCATCTGAGTGTGCAGTAGTCTGAGAGTCAGCCAGCTTGTACATAAGAGTGATGGGAGGAGAAAAGGTGGTGGCAGTGTCTGTGGTATCCTCCTGTGTGCACACTTCCAGTTGTGTGCGAATGCTTGGTGTTGGCTGCTTCACACCAGACTGGGAAAGCCCCCTTCTTCCTTCATCTTCACGACCTTGGGGAGTTTGCCCACTCATGAGCTTTCATTGCCATCTGCACAAGGTTGGCTTGTCTCCACGCCCATGTCCTGGGATCTACCATACAGGGTTATGTTGGGTCTGGGCAGAGGCAAGGTTGAGAAGCGTTGGTGCTGGCTTTCTGCtgtattctctctcctctctcccactccctccccattTGGGCCCAGGAATCtctcagaggaagaaaaagtCTTGCAAAGGCAAGCAGCACTTGGGTCAGTCTTAAGGAACCCAAAGGATCACTCTCCCTGGTGTTATGCTATTTTAGACAAAAGTGATAAAGGACGGAAGGTGAGGATTCCTCTCTCCACCCGTGTTCCCCCAGAGAATGGGGAAGCAGGGAGTTAGGCTGcaatattattttattccatttaagCTTGAACAAGTACAAAAGTCAAACTGATCACAAATAATATGCAATTGATGGAGACTCAGTATCTCTATAAAGTGGCAAGATAATGGCACCAGATTGTCCCTTCTGTTAGAAGGCATATAAATTCAGGGCCATGGGGTCGTGTAAGGCAAAGGCATCATGTGCTGGAATATGCTGGTGATTTGTGTACATTTCCATCCCGGCCCAGTGCACTAAATGCATTTGCATGTTAAGATGGGCAGGAATGAAGCAAATAATCCACACATGTCGCATGTCATATTTTAACTTCAATGAATGAGTGggtgaagagaaaaacaaacatattCAGAAACAGAATACCTGGATTCTGTTCCTAGTTCCACCAATGACTTAAAGTACTCTATGGAAAGATTGTTATCATCTATTGATAAGTAGGTCTCATAGCAGGGAATGTCTCAAAAATACTGATATGCTTAATCAGAGCTTCTCTAAgtgccttttaaaatgtaaattatctcTAATAAACATTAGCTGTTGCCCATCTGAATAGTTTATATTCACTGTAGCATCTTAAATAGTACTTGTTTCCATGTTCTGGacacaaatattttcctaaaCAGTAAGGAATGGATGCTGATTCTGTAATATGCAAGGGGAATTTTTCCCCAgttaaaatgcattatttatttctacttaaaTACTGCATCAATAATCTGGAACAGAGGAATAGCCTGATTATggttaagagattttatttagaaGCTAAGGTTTCAACCGTGGATTGCTTTCAACTGCTATATTTTATGGCACAGATTCAGTGGGAATCTGATCTGCTAAAATATTTGGGCTGTGAAAACTCCCACACTGTGACAGATGTCAAGTCCAATTAAGTGACTCATGTCCAGGTTTCTGTCCAATAGGATTTCCCATTAAATATCaatttagggggaaaaaattCCATCCCCCTTCTTAAGCCTTTATCTCTTCCACCATCTCCAGGCTGAATCAATTGGTgccaggagagccaggaagcCACACGCGCATCCCTGCCTCCTTGCTCTGGCTCTCCCACCCTCTTCCcgtctttctctgcttccctgtCACTGTTACACCAGGAGCCGTTCACTTTTCACCAACCTTTCTCCAAGCCATCTTCAAGCCACTGACTATATAGATTTTGCTACAAGGTAAagaagggtggggggaggcggtGGGGGTGGTAACGGAGCCTTAAAAGACTTTGAAACTAGAAAATAGGTATCTGTTAATACAACATACAAGTAacggagggaggaggaagaggcagcccCAGCTCCGACTTACAGTATTGTGTTCCTTGGGAACTGAGGAGATATCAGCCGAACAAAGccttatctcaaaaaaaaaaaaaaaaaaaaaaaaatcacttctgagCAAGATTACATCTCTGCCCTGCACTTGCCAGTTTCTGCTCCCCCGTGttaaggggaaggagaggagtcCTACAGGCGCGGATTCTTATCTCAACCATCGTTCTTATTGATTACTCCGCTGTTAGGAAGTGGAGGAATCAGCCCTTTGACGTGACCGTGTTTATCTCTGCATCTCTTTTGTTATTTATAGAGACctagaagaggaaaaaaggaaaaaggcgcGAGACTCTTCagcacagcatttttaaaaatcaacaaccaATCTTTCGAGATGTTTGAGAACGATTAAGCGGAAAAAGGCGTTTTTCATCTCGGAACTAAGTGAACAATCATTCTTGTCGTTCGCATCCCGACACAGAACCGTCCCTCGCTGTGGGTACCGGCGAGATGACAGCTGCTTCCGCATTGGTGaatgtaataaatatttgctgcttGTAATATTTTTCCTGGAATTCCCCCCTCGCTCTTCCTTGGAATTTTAACTCTCAAAGATTGGAGAAAAGATTATCGAAAAGGCGTTTGCAAGGTAAGTACCCCTTCCAATCGTTCTTTCTGGCTTGAAACTAAGTCGGAGTCTTCCTACCGCATTGATGGATGCATTTCGGTCCATAGTTGAAGAAATGATTGGCGTGAGCGGGGTACTAttcaggaatattttaaaaacggATCCTGAGGAGAACGTAACACGCTTGCAGGGCAGCCAGGAACTTTTCGCCCGAACTACAACCATGTGGTGTCTCGTTGTGATTTTCCATCCCTCGCCCGTTTATTTCTGTCCCCGCAAGTTGTTCTCCTCACAGAGCTACCCGGGAAAAGCCCGCGGGCAGTCACACGCAGCTGGCTTGGGCGTTCCTTTTTATTTGGCCTTAGAGGACCTGTTTTCCCCGCACTCAGCTGAAAGCCGTTTGGGAGCCCAATCCACTCAGAGCAAGTGCGGCGCTGGGGACTGATCACGCAGTCCCTGGCTTTTGTTTCTCTTCGAGCAAACCCCTCCAACACCTCGCCGACGCTGGCGACTGCGCGCCCAGCGCCGCCCGGGCTCCAGGTCCGCGGCCGGGGCCTCCCCGCGGCCCGGGaggctgcctctcccctcccgcaGGCCCCGTGGCCCCGCAGCCCGCGTGTCCGAGCAGCTCGTCCCCCCGGAGCCCGGGAGAAGGCGGGCCGGCGGCTTTTCTGGAGGGCGTCGTCAGAGGACGGCGGAGGCACACACACCGGGCCTCGGCCTGGCCTTCCCGGGACTGCCCGACCCCGGCCGCCGAGCCACTGCCGGCGCCCGGCTCCTCCCGGCCGCCGCCCTCCCCTGCAGCGACCCGGCCGCCGGCCTTTTCCCGCGAGGCGGTCGCCAGACTGCCTGGCATTGTCTTAGCCCACGCCGCCGCGTCCCCAGGTCCCCTAAGCGTGCGGCCGTCTGTGTGACAGATGGTGCTCCGGGAGTCTGCGAGGGCACCGTAGTCaattttcctttgaaaggcacctccgtgtgtgtgtgtgtgtgtgtgtgtgtgtggtcgcTTCTTTATGATTGCGGAGCGGGTCGCGGGCTCCCCGCCCGCTCGCAGCCCCTGAGGCTCCGAGGCTCCTTCGCCCGAGGCCTCCCGGGGCGCGAAACGCTCCCCGCCCGCTAGAACACGCAGCCGTGTTCGTCGTGGGGAATCGCCCGTTTGTTTGGGGAAAGGacggagtgagggagggaggcagaagagcGCAGGAGGCACAAAAACCCAGCCGCGGCCCTCACGCCGTCCGCCAGACCCAGGGCCACCGGCCGGCCTTggcctcctgcaggtgcagggcgtcGGGTCCAGGATGCCGCTGGAGCCGCGCCACTGGCCCCGAGCCGCGGGGAGGGGGTGCAGACGGCGCCGGGCCGCGCGCGGCCGGGAGCCCGGCGTGGTGGGCCCTTGCCCGCCACCCGCCATCGGCGAAAAAGACCCCCTCGAGTCCCTTCACTGATTGATTCTCTGACTCCCCTCCAACCTCCAGCCTCCAAAATGATGCTGAGTCCGGACCAAGCCGCCGACTCGGACCACCCCAGCTCGGCGCACTCGGACCCGGAGTCGCTGGGCGGCGCGGACGCCAAGGTGCTGGGCAGCGTGTCGGACCTGGAGCCCGTGGAGGAGGCCGAGGGCGACGGCAAGGGCGGCAGCCGCGCTGCGCTCTACCCGCACCCGCAGCAGCTGAGCCGCGAGGAGAAGCGCCGCCGCCGGCGCGCCACGGCCAAGTACCGCTCGGCGCACGCCACGCGCGAGCGCATCCGCGTGGAGGCCTTCAACCTGGCCTTcgccgagctgcgcaagctgctgCCCACGCTGCCGCCGGACAAGAAGCTCTCCAAGATCGAGATCCTGCGCCTGGCCATCTGCTACATCTCCTATCTCAACCACGTCCTGGACGTGTAGGGCAGGGGGCCGCCTGTCCGCGCGCCCCCGAAGCGCAGTCGACCTGGGGTGGCCGTCGCGGGCgtggcggaggcggaggcggtggcggtggcggtggcggcggcggtggcggcggcggcggcggcggcgcaacGGGGCGGCGGGCGCCAGAGACTTGGCCGGAGGAAGAAGGTGGCCACCTGTTCTCTCTGATCAGCCGGGCCGCGAGGAAAGGCTTCGGGCACCGGGAGGTGGGGCTGGCCGCGGAGCCCTGGGCGGGCGGGACCTCCCGGGCGGGGAGTCCCCTCGGAGCGTCGGGTTTAAAGCTCGCTGGAAGGCTCGTTGCTTTAACCTGGTGCATGGAGGCCGTGCGTTCAGAGCCTCCCACAGATCTTAAGAACGAGGGCAGAAGCTCCGAGGAAAGGCTGTCTGGAATTTCTCTGATTGACAAATCACCCAAccctgggaaggaggaaatctCCCGAACAGAGATTCGGGCACAGAAGGGTGGGGCAGGACACTGTCCGCTCCTTCGTGAGAAGATCGATTATGTTATAatccaaataaaacaaaccttgaCTATTTGATGAGGTTAAAAAGACGGGCTGGAAACAGACTCACTGTGGGAGGCTTTGAACTTGGGGAGACTTGAGCCCCAAGATGTAACACTACTGTAGACAGGAAAATCCATATTTAAATGGAATATTTAATATCGGATTGCTTTTTCAGGCGAAGTGCCCCTTTATATATCCAAAAACATCTATTTGTGACCTTAAATATGTGGACCCATAGGTGCAGTTAGAAAAAGACaacctatttttatttatgttagaaGAGTAGAGTATTTTTTTCAAGACGTTTATTTTTCAGAGTGGTGATAATTTTACTTTGGATACGCTGTGCCAAGTTATTTA contains:
- the NHLH2 gene encoding helix-loop-helix protein 2 gives rise to the protein MMLSPDQAADSDHPSSAHSDPESLGGADAKVLGSVSDLEPVEEAEGDGKGGSRAALYPHPQQLSREEKRRRRRATAKYRSAHATRERIRVEAFNLAFAELRKLLPTLPPDKKLSKIEILRLAICYISYLNHVLDV